From the Gossypium hirsutum isolate 1008001.06 chromosome A02, Gossypium_hirsutum_v2.1, whole genome shotgun sequence genome, the window GACCGCCAATGGGAATTCTGCCCACCAAACAGTTATACGAGAGATCAAGAGTTGTGAGGCTTATCATGTTACGGATTTCAGCCGGAATTTCACCAGTTAGCTGGTTCCTTGAAAAATTGAGAATGCTTAAATCTTTGAGCTCGTCGATTCCGTCGGGAATTTCACCAGTGAAACTGTTCCGACTGAAATCAATGGAAGTAAGAGAAGTGCATCGAGAGATAGAAGGTGGGATTTCACCAGTAATATTGTTATCACTGATGTTCATCTTTGAAAGCAATTTGATATTAAAGATCTCTCCGGGGATTTCACCTGAAAACTTGTTCATTTCAAGAGACAAAACTTGTAAACTCCGCAAATTGCCGATTGCCGGAGGAATTTTTCCACTGATCcaattgtttgaaatttttaacTGACCAAGCGAAGCACCCGACATATGTGATGGAAGTTCACCGGAGAAGAAATTGTCGCCTAACTCCATAATACTCAGCAATGGCAAGTTGAAAATCCCAGCTGGAATCGTCCCATTGAGAAGGTTTTTCATGATACGAATCTTGGTAAGAGACTTGCAGTTGCCAAGTTCTTCAGGGAGTGGACCAAAGAAGAAATTTTCCATCATAATCAACGTCTCCAACCTCCCCCCCCTGCATAAATCCCGAGGAATCAATCCAGTGAGGTGATTCGAAGCAACGTCAAGCTTATAAAGCTTCCCATTGCGCCCCAGATTCTGGGGCAATTCAAACGTAAAGTTGTTTCCCCACACCTGAAACACTTCAAGATGAGGATAATCGCCTACGAATGACGGTATCAAACCGTAGAGATTGTTTTTGAACAAATTTATAAGCGTAATGTTGTTCAAAGCAGAGAAACTGTCCGGTATCTCCCCTGTGAGTTCATTTATAGAAAGATCAAGTGATTTCAAGCTGATTAAACCAGAGAGTTGAGAAGGGATACGGCCGGTGAGACGGTTGAGTTGAAGGAACAAGGAGTGCAAGTGTTTCAAATTGCTCAAACTCGAAGGAATCTCaccggttaggttacagcttgcCATGTCGAGAAGTTCGAGTTGACTCAATGACCCATACTCAGGTGGAATGCCTCCAACGTAGGCGTTGAAGTATCCGATTACCAAGTATTTGAGGTTTGTTAAACTAGCCAAAAAGGCAGGAGTTTTCCCTGTTAAACCGATGCCATTAAGACCCAAATATTCCAAGCTCTGGATTTCAGAGTACTCCTCCGGTATCTCTCCCATGAAAAAGTTGCCTCCGAAAGATAAATGCTTGAGATATTTAAGATTGACGACCTCAATGGGAAGAACACCCGTGAAGTTATTGTTATAAGCATCGAGAGTCTCGAGGTGAATCATGCCTGCAAAGATTTCTCCAGGGAAACTGCCTTGGAAAACATTGTTGGAGATGTTGAATATCTTAAGAGAAGTCAAATTACCCATCTCCACAGGAATCCTCCCCGTAAGACTATCGGAAGAAATAGTGAGGTTGACTAGCTTGTTGAGAAGCCCAATTTCAGGAGGAATAGTGCCAAAGAGAGGAGCAAACGACACGTTCAGAGCAACAACACTGAAATCCTCATCGCATTGAACACCAGAGAAACGGCAATGTGCTGATGGAGATGAAGAGAATTCCCAGTTCTCGAGTCCCAAACCTTTGGGTCCAATCATTGAAGACTTGAGCAGCAACAGAACTTCAAGATCACTGGAACCATAGACGATGGCTGAGAAGAGTAGTAGAAGAGTCGAGAAAACACAGAGAAGATAACTGTAAAAGCTTCTCATTTCAGTGTTCTTCTCTTTTCCTGAGCTCAGAGAGAGGTGAAGGCTTTACTATCAGTAGCTCACTACGTTAAATAGAGTTGTACTGTATATTGGGTCGCAAAGAGGATCGTAGTTCCCAAAGCATCAAATGTTGGATATGAAATaaacaaatacaaaatctgaacTCTGAAAAAGTCAGGGAGAGAGTGTGTGAAAGGGCGGAGTCTGGATTGCATGAAACCGCTAAAGACACGGCAATACGATGGCCCATGGTTCGCATCGTACACTACATGGAATTGAAAATGGTAGAACACAGAAAGGGTTAACGTTGAATTTACTAGTTTTTAAAGCTTGTCAGCTCTGTGAGTCAAACatgagggagggagggagggagggtcCCCATGGCAGCAGGAAGAACGATTGAAACGTTAACTCGGGACGGAGTTGATGAAGGTTACTATTTTACGTGGGGCTTAGAGACTGTGAATTGCTAAGGGTACTATACTCATCTGGTTTGACGGCGTGATCTGCCGGTTCTAAAGATTGGCCCTATTATAAATGCAGCTGCCCACTGCATTACTGTCAGACGCcagttgttttttctttttctgaaagAAAAAAATCACTCGGAAAAACTGTCAAATTCACTAGGTTGAGCTTGGTAAAAATATTATACCAtatatatcttattattattttgagcaTTTGGGattatgaaagatgaatgtggaTTTTGTCTTTTGGGGGAGTGATGAAGACAGGGGATGGGCTTTGGGGGTCAATTGCTGGGCCCAGATTAAAGGCTGTGAATGTCCTTTCCCGAAGAAACACCTTTTTCTCCCTCTGACTCCTTTTTGGCAGTGAGCTAAAAGTCTactctttttgttcttttctccGATCGGGACCGTCCACAAAATAGGGGACCATTGTTGATTGCCTCTGCACTAACCTCTCCTTTTGCTTCCTTCCCTATCCCTTATGCAATTGTTTATGGACCAACCCAAGTATTCTGCAACTTCTTCTAACCATCCAAGTGCTTTGACATCCAAAGTAGAATTTCTTCATCATCTCATTCAAATATTTGTCTTCTTGTTTAAGCAACATTTATGATTGGGCCATTAGCTTGTTAGAAAACTCCCAAGGGAAAAAAATAAACtatgttataaaataacataTGATAGTGTTCATGAAAAAGATAATGTAAACATGACTATATCATGAATATAGATATGCTGCATTGTGAGATAAGGTATAGATTAAAGAGTCAAAtggatattaaattttttttgtaattttaagagTCCAAATTTCAGGAGCATAGGGAAAAACAATAAAAGATGAAGGTTAACCCTCACTAGGGCTAAGAATAAAAATCAACTCAAATCGAGATATTTAGATAGTTTATCGAATATAAGTTAAAAAATCACAATGACccgaaattgaattaaattttattttttatttacatataattaattttagtttttatgatataaaaataaatattttatatttaaaatagttaataatttaaaagttcttAAAGAATTATTGTTTttgagaaatatttatgaaaaagatctaattttttaaataatatttaaaagtcataaaataaacctcattttatcaaaataagtcaaaaaataaaaacaataaattcatataaaaaaattgagaacCAAATCGAACTAAACCGAATTATGATGGATGGttcagaaaatttaaaaaatctgaTTGAACTAAATCAAAACCACCCTTGACAACAAATGTTAGGTACTACAAGTTAAATTTGTATCGATACAAGTATAAGATTCTCAAAAATATCTTTGAAAAAAAAGCTTAACCTCAACACCTGTAACTGTTGAAATTATATAACATCATCTCATCATGTCCCAAATTATGGAAAtcaaattctctcaaattttttGGTAAAGAACCCTGACCTCAATACATATGAATACGAGGCTAGGGTAAAATTAACCACATGAACCTCAACATCAATTAGTGTTGAGGtcgtttaatatttaaaaaatgcacaatttgagaaataatgaaaagagaatgtttttttttttaatttttgaatatggtgaaaaaaaatatttctacaataagtatttaaaaaaaattcattttcacgGTATTTTTTGGTAGTATCTTTATATTCATGAGTGTCGAGATTAATTTAGGGTTTTGATTATTGAACTACCTTGAAATTAAGGAAAGGATAAGGTGTAACGATTCAGTTTTCAACGGTGTCGTAAAAATTTGGTTTTAGATTGAATAAATTGAGTTGAGTTAGTAAATAATTCAAATAGGTTAATTACGTGTTGAGTATGAATACGGAAGGTTGAATTGTTAGGTtttattgaattaaatgaaaattag encodes:
- the LOC107951343 gene encoding receptor protein kinase CLAVATA1; translated protein: MRSFYSYLLCVFSTLLLLFSAIVYGSSDLEVLLLLKSSMIGPKGLGLENWEFSSSPSAHCRFSGVQCDEDFSVVALNVSFAPLFGTIPPEIGLLNKLVNLTISSDSLTGRIPVEMGNLTSLKIFNISNNVFQGSFPGEIFAGMIHLETLDAYNNNFTGVLPIEVVNLKYLKHLSFGGNFFMGEIPEEYSEIQSLEYLGLNGIGLTGKTPAFLASLTNLKYLVIGYFNAYVGGIPPEYGSLSQLELLDMASCNLTGEIPSSLSNLKHLHSLFLQLNRLTGRIPSQLSGLISLKSLDLSINELTGEIPDSFSALNNITLINLFKNNLYGLIPSFVGDYPHLEVFQVWGNNFTFELPQNLGRNGKLYKLDVASNHLTGLIPRDLCRGGRLETLIMMENFFFGPLPEELGNCKSLTKIRIMKNLLNGTIPAGIFNLPLLSIMELGDNFFSGELPSHMSGASLGQLKISNNWISGKIPPAIGNLRSLQVLSLEMNKFSGEIPGEIFNIKLLSKMNISDNNITGEIPPSISRCTSLTSIDFSRNSFTGEIPDGIDELKDLSILNFSRNQLTGEIPAEIRNMISLTTLDLSYNCLVGRIPIGGQFLVFNDSSFTGNLNLCPRHVNCPSLANQTRGSGHGHAVSFTASKLIITIITFMIALLLIIITVYRIRRKRLQQSRAWKLTAFQRLDFKAEDVLECLKNENVIGKGGAGIVYRGSMPDGLDVAIKRLVGGRNDRGFSAEIQTLGRIRHRNIVRLLGYVSNKDTNLLLYEYMPNGSLGEMLHGPKGAHLQWERRYTIALEAARGLCYLHHDCSPLIIHRDVKSNNILLDEDYEAHVADFGLAKFLQDAGASECMSSIAGSYGYIAPEYAYTLKVDEKSDVYSFGVVLLELIAGRKPVGEFGDGVDIVRWVRKMTSEQPQPSDPASVLAIVDPRLSEYPVTAVNHLFKVAMMCVEDESTARPSMREVVHMLTNQPESAQRPNLLTF